The DNA sequence CACGCCAAAAAACGCCCCTCCGCCCACAGGCACCCCAACGCCGCCGATCCCACCACCCGCGTCCGGTTCAAACGCCGTCACGGCGGCGGTCACCACAAGCTCCGCCCCTTCAAGCTGGCCTATTGGGGCGGCGGTCTCCTTTTTGATCCTGCCGGTGGCGGCCAGGTCCTGCTCGGCGGTGACCGCGCCGATGTCCGACCTGTCGAGCACGATGAACCTGTTGCTGTGGAACAGGGCTGTGGTAAGCATGTCCGAAAGGCCCTGCCCAAGGTCGCCTTTTCCCTTGGCCGATTTGACGGTGAACTTGTTCACCGCCAGGCGCGCCTTCGGGCCGTTGTATGCCTCCTGCTGGGCCTGCTGCATGGTGGGACCGCCGCCGCTGGTCACCGTGGCCTGCGTTTCCGCCGTGGCGCATCCCGTGGCCACAGCCAGGACAGCCGCGATCATCAACTTGCTGACAATAATGTTTCTCATGAAAGCCTCCAGCATGGTGAACGTTCCACCGTTTTCTTAAAGGATACACCCCGTCGCGGGCTGTTGTTAACACAAAACTTGGACTATCGAAGCTCCAAGCCTCCCTGTATTCTATAATTACGGACAATAACGGGCAAACCAGACGATGAAGATAATCAAACAACCAGGGAAAATGACCGCCGCCATCCGAGGCGAAAGAGTGCAAGGCAGGACGATAGGCTTTGTCCCCACCCTCGGTTTCATGCACGAGGGGCATGAGGCGCTCTTGCTCCGGGCGAGGAAGGAGAACGACGTCCTGGTGGTCTCCCGGTTTGTCAATCCGCTCCAGTTCCGGGCCGCTGCGTTCAAGGCGTATCCAAGGGACGAGGCCTGCGACAGGGAAATATGCCGCCGGGCCGGAGCAGACTACATTTTCTCGCCGGACGCCGGGGCCATGTATCCGGAAGATTTCGACACTTATGTGGAAGTGAAAAAATTGACGGGGAGGCTGGAGGGGGAGAAAATCCGCTGGCACTATAAAGGGGTGACCACAGTGGTGGCCAAGCTTTTCAACATTGTCTGCCCGGACAGAGCCTATTTCGGGAAAAAAGACCCGCACCAGCTGGCCATATTGCGCAAGATGGCAGCGGACCTGAATTTCCCGGTGACGATAATCCCCGTGGCCACGCGCCGGGCGGCGGACGGTCTGGCGCTATCGTCGCGCAACAGCCTTCTTTCGCCCGAAGAGCGCAAGGCGGCGCTAGTGATCCCGGAATCAATCAAAGCTATCGCCGAAAGAATAAAGTTGCGCAAGCCCCCCCGCGCAAAGCTGGCGGGCGATTTGCGGCGCATGATACAGGCGGAGCCATCGGCCCAAGTGGACTTTGCGGCGGTGGTGGACGCGAAGACGCTGCGCGAGGACGTTCATGGTGATGAGACGATGATCTACGCCGCAGTGTTCATCGGCGGGAAACGCCTCACCGACAACCTCGTGGTCAAACACGGCGGGAAGCGGAAATGACCGTGAACAAAGAGGAGTACGACGCGCCACTTGCGTTCCCGGAGCGTGTGACCCTGGAACTGACCAACGCGTGCAACCTGCGATGCGGCTTTTGCCCAAGGCGGCTGATGACCGCCAGGCTCGGTTTCATGGATATGGGGCTTTACAAAAAAGCCATTGATGAAATGGCGTCCATGCGGCCCGTTGGGTTGATCCCGTTTTTCAGGGGGGAGCCGCTTATCCATCCGGAATTTTTGGAGATGATGTTTTACGCCAAGCAAAGAGGCCTCGGCCCGGTGCAGCTTGTTTCAAACGCCATGCTGCTCGATGAAAGGAAAGGGAGGGGGATCATCGAAAGCGGGGTGGACTTCATATCGTTCAGCATGGACACTGTGAACGCCGCCGATTACGAGACATCTCGCATTAAGGCCAGGTATGACGTGGCGGCCGGCAATATTCTCCGTTTCATCGAACTTAAAAAGGGAATGGGGTCGAAGACCCCGGAGATACAAATCTCCTCGGTCCAGACGGACATCGCAAGACCATATAAGGACCGGTTTGTGGAATTCTGGCTGGAGAGGGCGGACAAGGTGCGGTTGTTCGTGGAGCACTCCAAGGACGGCAGTTTCGGAAGCCTTGGATCCGGCTTGGGCCTGCCGGATTTCCCGCGCAGGCTTCCATGCGGGAAGGTGATGAGGGAGATGGTGGTGTATTGGGACGGCCAGGTGGCCCTGTGCAACCATGACTGGGACAGGAAAGATCGTATCGGCGATATCAACACAAGCTCCATATTGGACATATGGAACGGCCCGAGCTACAGGGATATCAGGCGGGCGCATGTGGCCGGCGATGTGCACGATCCGGCGTGCGCCGGGTGCGACCATTGGAAAATGTACTACGTCGAAGAGAAGATGGTCGGGGAAGTATATTCCAGGCGGTGAGCGGAAGGATCAAGGCCGCGGCTTCATTTGATGCGTGTGTACACCTCCGTGAACGGCGTGCGCGAGGCCCGGCGGCCGTTTTCAATGCGATTGATGGATCGCTGCCCCGCCCAGTCCGGACATGCTTTGCAATACATCTCCTTGACTTTGCCCTCGATCTGCACATCCCTGAATTTCCAATACTCCTCCGAATTCCAGATGTCTTCCAATGACCGTTCCTTCACATTAAGCCCGGACGTTTTTCCGTCAATGTCAAAGCCGCAAAAACTTATGTCACCGTTCCACCGGATGTACATGCATTGCCACGGCGCAAAGCAAGCCTGCCTTTTGCCAAGTTTGAAAAAAGGCGGAAGGGTCAGCTGCGCCACGGAAAACTGGTCCTGCCTTATGGCGCGGCTGACGAAGTCCACCTTATCTGCCCAGTAGCCCAGGTACGTTTCAAACTGCGCCTGGTTCCTTTCATCTGTGACAAAGTGCACGCCGATGCCTGGCTTGCTCCTGGTCCCACGCATGCGCGGCAGCGACAGAATATTGCCCCGCGTCAGCTCGAAATCCCCCGGCTCCTGCAATCGCGAATAAGTCCCGGGATCCGCCGCGTCCAGGCTAATCAGGATAGAGTCCACGCCCGAATCAATCAGGAATCTCGCCGCTTCTTCAATCAGCAAAGAGCCGTTGGTGGTGACGCTGACGGCGAAGCCAAGCCCTTTTGCGTATTTAATGAACTCTTTCAGATGCGGGTACAAAAGCGGCTCCCCGCTGAACGTAGGGGCGATGGCCGGTTTTGGGTCCCACTTGGCGGCTTCATCAAGCATCCTGAAGGCCAGTTCCAGAGGCATCGTTTCGTCCCGCATTATCGATCCGGCGAACGGGCTTTCCGGGGAGTGGAACTGGCATTTGCCGCACCTTTTGTTGCATGACGGATTCAAATCGAAACTTATCGACTTTGGGAACCGGTAATACTTTTTGAATCTATCCTTGTAGTAATATCGGTAATCCTCCCTCGACGGCCAGGCCACGCCATGGTAATCGCCTTTTCCGCTGGCGCAAAGGGCTCCATCAAGGCCGCCGCCATTGATTCCGTTGATCGCCGCCGCCGTTAGAAATTCAATGCGCGCCTGGGTGAACTGCCGCAGATCGAAGTTGGCGTAATCTTCTTTCATGCCAAGGAATTTTTCACGATAGCGCGCCAGAACGTCGCTTTTCAGGTCCGCCCCGCTCAATCGGACCGCTATCCCTTCGCTCACATGCTGGAAATTGCCGGCGATCCAGCGCCATGCCGCCGCGCGATCGTCAAATGCATGGGGCGGTTGTCCGTGTAAAACGTCCGCCGGATGGCCGCCAAGCGCAAGCTTTCCCTCCCGGGTGTTGCGCAGGATGAAAACGATTGGGTTCAGACGGCTGTTTTGCGCGATGTGATACGCCAGGTCCGCGTCGGCGTCGGTGGCGCATTCAGCGACGAGTATGCGCCTGAAGAAAAATTCCTCCGGCGGCAGGGTGTGCCCCAACACCCTGAATTTCGAAGTTTGCCCTTTCTGCCGCGCCAGCGTTTCATACCTGTGTATTTTGCGCTTTTCGGCGGGAGAGGGGGCCTTGTTCAATTTTAGTTCATGGAGTATTTTTTCGTATTTGCCGGTTTTGTAATAATCCTTGATATGTTTTTTCGCCATCCGTATCTTGGCGTCCGCTTTTTCTCCGTTCGCCGCGAAATCGTATCCAGCCGGGATTTCCGATTTGACGGCGACGCAATATTGATATGGATAGTGATAGCCTTCATAGGTGACGTGCCCGTTTGTGTCCTGCGAAACGATCTTGAAACCCCGCGATTCCAAAAGCGCCCGCAAAGTTATCGGGGAAAATGTGGCCGTATGATCCAGGAAGAAGTTCCGCCAAAGGAATCCGTGCGGCTCGTCCAGGTTGTTCGTGGCTATGAACAGCAGCCCATCCTTGTCTAACAGACGGCGCATCCTGGCCGCGGTCTGTTTAGGATCGTAGAAGTGCTCGAATACGTTGTCGACAATGATGAAATCGAATCCCCCGGCAGGCAGGTCCATGTCTTCGAACAGCCCGGTGCGTATATCGAGCTTGTAGTTCCTTCTTCCGAATCCGGAAAGGGAATTTTCAGGATTTACCCCGGTCAGCGATAGTTTCAGGCCGGACTCGTCCCGCAAAACCTTGAGCATCGCGCCGAAACTGCAGCCGATGTCCAGAACACGGTCGCCGTCCTTGAGGAATTGTTCAAGGTACTGGAGCCTCAACCGGCTGATGGCGATTATGTGCTCCTCAAAACTTGGAGGGATGTCGGCTATTTGCGGCTGCGTGGCGGACATGTAGCTTTCGTAATACCGGCGCAGCTCGTCCGGATCGAACCTCGGGCTTTGGAACACAAGGCCGCAATGTTCGCATATCCGGTTGCTTACCAGGATTTTGTCCGGCGCCCCAAAGCCGTAATACGGAAGGGACTCCCCGTTGCCGCAAAGAAGGCAGTTATTCACATGTTCCATGATGAACGCCTAAAGCTTCTGAAAAAATCAGTATATATCGAAGTTGTATATTTCCATGAACCGTTGCATGCGGTATGGCCCCGGTGATGGAATCCGTTTGGGACGGCCTCCGCCGTTGCTTAAGTCCAGGAAGTATAAAGCAAGCTCGCTGGAATTTACAAAAGCCAACACTCCTGAGTCCCTGCTCCATCTCGGAAGCATGTACCTTTCATCCGGCCCGCCGATTTCCACGAGCGGCGCGTGGCCGCTAGCAGGAAATATGACTATTTGGCTGCTGGCCCTGTCATCGCCGAGCCTGTGCGCCGCGACCAGCTTTCCATCTGGCGAATATCGGGGAGACGGATTGCACGGAGTGTTCCAGGCCGCGATATTTTGGGGGCTTCCGTTGTCTTCGAGAGATATCTCGAAAATGTTGAAAAGCCCGGGCGACGCCGATTCACAACGTTCGTAAACAATCCTGCCGCCGAATGCGCTGGGTATTCCGGCGCCGTAATTTTCAGGATCGTATGACAATGGAGTTTCACGGCCGTCATCGAAGTTTATTTTGAAAAGGCCGAAAAGCCCGGCCGTATTTCCAGATTCGATTATGACCGATTCCCCATTTCCTGTGAACACAGGATACGCGTCCATCCGGTCATTATCCGTAAGCCGCCTCGGTTTGAATTCCGGCCAGTCTGAGACGAATATTTCGGCAAGGTTAGCGCCCTTCAGCGTCATCTCAGGTGATCTGCACCACGCAAGGCGTTTGCCACAGGGGGATATTGCCGGGGCGTAATCATTCATGCCGTCATCGGTGAGCGCAATCGACCGGCCTGCCGATAAATCGTAGTAATGCAGGTTGAAGCGGCCTTCATGACGTTCCGCGAAGAAAACACCCATGCCGTCCGGCGTGAATATTGGCGTTATGGCGTCTTCCCCGGAAACGCCCTCAAGCAGGGTGAATTTGGAAAAATCCCCGCAGGTCAGATAAAGCCTGGAAAATCCGGTTTCGTCTTTCGCGGAAAAGACTATTTTGATTCCATTTCCGCCAGGTGGATTATTCGTCATGCTCGGATTGAACAACCTCTAAAATATGATCGGCCACCGGTTCACTTCCGGAAGTTCAGGCTGCCTTTTTCGATATTGTGAAACGTGGTCCAGAAGCCGTTGCGCTCGATTTTGACGTTTCCATCGGTCACCGCCGGGAAGCCGAACTGGCATCTCCAGCGCTCGCATTTGTCGCAATACGATTCGGCATACCGTTTCCCGGCCACCATTTTCCTGAAATCGGCCATCGGCTTGCCGCTCCAGATATCCTTTAAGCTTTGTTCGTGGATGTTCCCCATTATCGCGTTGGCGGTGTTGGCCCGCGTGACGTAGATGCTGCATGGGATCACGTCGCCGTTGTGGCACACGCCCATCGTCTGCCAGGGGACGACGCAAACGGGCCTTTTGCGCGGCTGCATCACGGTCATGGGGGCGGAAATCATCGTCCCGAACTTGTCGTTCACCTCTCCCATGGAAACGTAGTTGACCCTTGGCAGCCATTGGTCCAGGAAAGCCTTGCGTTCCTGCGCGGTCTGCCCCAGGTTGCAAAGGCTTATCCCCACAGTTATCGGCCAGCCGCTTTGCTCGTTTGCCTTGAGAAAATACGAGATGTTCTCAAGCACCTTGTCGTAATTGGCGGGGATTCTGATGGTCTCAAACCACTTCTTGTCCCCGTCCACGCTGAAAAACACCGAGCCTTTATAGAATTTGACAAGCTCGTCGGCGAACTTCGGAGTGAACAGCGTCCCGTTGGTGTTGAAATAATTGACTAGGCCCAAATCCGTGGCATGGCGGAGAAACTTGAGATAATCTTTGTGCATGAGCGGTTCGCCGTCGTAATTCATAAGCACGGGAGACCCGTTTTCCTTCGCCTCGTTGGCCGCCTTCTCAAACGTCTCATGGCTCATAAAACCCCGGTCACGCGTGTAATGATCCACTCCGAACCTGTAATTGCAATGGGTGCATTTCAGGTTGCACACGTTGGTCACTTCAAGGGCTATGTACGACGGAAAGACCGGAAATACTTTCCCGTTCATCTGATCGATGGACGGCTCGGCCACGGTGGGATATGGCAACGGCTCCGGATCTCCCAGGTTCCTTGCGGCAGGCTGCCCGATCACCCAAGGATTCCCTTCCGTACCGGGGTCATGGGCGTTCAAAACAGTCCCTGTTTGCGAGGTTTCGTTTTCCATTATTTCCATCCGCCTCCATTGGAGGAGCTTGATTGTTTGTCCCAGAATTCCGGGAACAGCGACCACACGATGCAGTTTTGGCAATGTTCCAGTTCGCCGGGCCTGTTTTCAAGGTGCGCCTGGCGGTATCTATTGATATTTTCGCCCTTCCATATGGACTCGAAGCTTTGCTTCATGATGTTGCCCAGCGGGTTTTTCTCCCCCGTCACATGGATAAAGCACTTGGACACGTCCCCGTTCGGCTCTATTTTCGTCGCATACCACAGCCAGGCGCACGGATATCGCTCCTCCGGAATGTTCTGGGCCACCGCCGGGCTGACCCCGTTGTTGTCCACCATCCCGGCCCAGTTGCCATAGTTTCTCACGATGGCCTGGTCGGCGATCCCTTCCCACCGTTTCCTGAAATCAGCGAATTCGCTTTCCAGCTCTTTTATCTGGATTATGTGGGTGGTGATCTTCAGGTGCTTCGCGCCGCGCTTATTCCGCGTCTCCACCAACTTCTCCAGATTCCTGCAAACCCGCTCGTAATCCTTGGCTCCGGTGAGCCATTTGTAACTTTCCGCCGATCCTGCGTCCAGCGAGAATGAAAGGTGGTCAATTCCGCTGTCCACGATTTTTTCGCATCTTTCGGCGTTGAGCAGAACGCCGTTGGTCGCCACGACTATTTCAGCCTTTGGGCACAGCTTCCGCGCCATGAACATATAATCGTCCGCTTTCGGATGCATGAACGTCTCGCCGTAGGCGCTGATTTCAACATTAATGGACTTGCGCCCGACCTCCTTGCATGCGCGCTCCATGACATCGTCGGTGATATACCGCTCTTTCTCCGGAGGAGAGTTGAACATCGGGCACATCCGGCAAAGCCTGTTGCACTTGTACTCGCCCAAACTTATCCCGTAAGAGAACGGAAAACCCATCCGCATGTGCTGCTTGCGCAGGGATTCCTTTTCGGCGGCCGTCAGGTTGTGTATGTCCACGCTAATTAATACTCACATGATGAAATGGCGGAAGGACCGAAGGCCATGGCTTTGGATACCGCATACTTCTCCCAATAGTCCACACACCTATAATAATCGTCATCCGGGCGGGAAAGTTTAGCCAAATCTTCCGGGCAGAAAAACATATTGCCGTTTATGCGCCGGTTTTGACCAATTCCGCGGTCTTTTCAGCGCCTATGTTGAAAAGCGCGTCCAGGATGGACATTCCGGGCGCAAAATCCTTCAGCCCATATTGATGATAACGCGGATTCGCAAATCCGCTTTTGACCAGGCGGACACCCGCTTTTTCGTACACACTTTCATCTTCATACCCAGCCGCGCCGTCTCCGGCCAGATAAGTGTCCGCCCCGGCCATCTGGCAGATTGCCGCCAGTCTTTCACTCCCGCTTTTTTCCAGGACACCGGGATCGCTTGTTTGCGATTGTCTTTCGAACTTTGGACTCAAGCCCAGACGTTCCGATATTTCCATTATGTTGGCGATATTGTACTCAGCCAATGAGACGCTTGGGCGGTGTATCATTGGTTCCACCCATTGAATCACCGGGGCAAAACATGGCGCTTTTCCGTAAAAGTGCGCGAGTGTTTTGACCATTTTCTCCCGCCAGGGCTGGCCGTTGTCTATCATGATGTCCGCTATCGAGCCGATGCCCTCGCTTCGAACAATCGGGCATGTCAACCAGCGCGGTTCGCCGTCCACCAGGATTTTCACCCGGTTGATCCATGAGCCACGGCTCGTCCTGGGAAACTGCACCGTATCCAGAAAAACGAAAACGTCCGCCATGGCGATCTTGCGGAAATACCCCATCCATGGAAAGAAATTCGGCTGGTGGATAGCGGCGATCATCCGGCCGCCTCATGCCGCAACCGCCGGATATCCTCGATGTCCAGCGGCCTGTCAACAACGACTTTGTTTCCATCGCGCCCGGTATAAAATGCCCCCGGCCATGGAGGGACAAGCGCCCTTGTGAGGTTTTGTATTTTTTCATCAGGCCACGACCAGTCTATAAGCCCGTCTTCCGGTTTCCGGCGCGGCCATGCGCGGGCCCGGCTTTCATCCTGTGTTTTCGCTGGAACACGGCTTGCGGCAAGCCTGGGTATCCACTCCGCGAGCAGGGCTTCACCTGCGCCAGCGAGTTTCTCCCGCAGGGTCAAGGCGGTGTCGCAGTCTTCTATTGAAACTTTGCGCTCGGCTATCACCGGGCCTGTGTCTATTCCTTCATCAACGTAATGAAGGGTGACGGCGGTTTCTTTTTCACCGTTGATCATGGCCCATTGCAGAACGTTGGCCCCGCGGTATTCCGGCAGTTTTCCGCCATGCAGGTTCACAACACCCATCGGGAAAGCTTGGATCAAATCGCGCCAGAGTATGCGGCTGTAGGAACAGATCACGCCAAGCTTGGGCGACGGCCACCCGAGCATATTTTTAATGAACTCGGCCCG is a window from the Nitrospinota bacterium genome containing:
- a CDS encoding pantoate--beta-alanine ligase, whose product is MKIIKQPGKMTAAIRGERVQGRTIGFVPTLGFMHEGHEALLLRARKENDVLVVSRFVNPLQFRAAAFKAYPRDEACDREICRRAGADYIFSPDAGAMYPEDFDTYVEVKKLTGRLEGEKIRWHYKGVTTVVAKLFNIVCPDRAYFGKKDPHQLAILRKMAADLNFPVTIIPVATRRAADGLALSSRNSLLSPEERKAALVIPESIKAIAERIKLRKPPRAKLAGDLRRMIQAEPSAQVDFAAVVDAKTLREDVHGDETMIYAAVFIGGKRLTDNLVVKHGGKRK
- a CDS encoding radical SAM protein, producing MTVNKEEYDAPLAFPERVTLELTNACNLRCGFCPRRLMTARLGFMDMGLYKKAIDEMASMRPVGLIPFFRGEPLIHPEFLEMMFYAKQRGLGPVQLVSNAMLLDERKGRGIIESGVDFISFSMDTVNAADYETSRIKARYDVAAGNILRFIELKKGMGSKTPEIQISSVQTDIARPYKDRFVEFWLERADKVRLFVEHSKDGSFGSLGSGLGLPDFPRRLPCGKVMREMVVYWDGQVALCNHDWDRKDRIGDINTSSILDIWNGPSYRDIRRAHVAGDVHDPACAGCDHWKMYYVEEKMVGEVYSRR
- a CDS encoding methyltransferase domain-containing protein, with protein sequence MEHVNNCLLCGNGESLPYYGFGAPDKILVSNRICEHCGLVFQSPRFDPDELRRYYESYMSATQPQIADIPPSFEEHIIAISRLRLQYLEQFLKDGDRVLDIGCSFGAMLKVLRDESGLKLSLTGVNPENSLSGFGRRNYKLDIRTGLFEDMDLPAGGFDFIIVDNVFEHFYDPKQTAARMRRLLDKDGLLFIATNNLDEPHGFLWRNFFLDHTATFSPITLRALLESRGFKIVSQDTNGHVTYEGYHYPYQYCVAVKSEIPAGYDFAANGEKADAKIRMAKKHIKDYYKTGKYEKILHELKLNKAPSPAEKRKIHRYETLARQKGQTSKFRVLGHTLPPEEFFFRRILVAECATDADADLAYHIAQNSRLNPIVFILRNTREGKLALGGHPADVLHGQPPHAFDDRAAAWRWIAGNFQHVSEGIAVRLSGADLKSDVLARYREKFLGMKEDYANFDLRQFTQARIEFLTAAAINGINGGGLDGALCASGKGDYHGVAWPSREDYRYYYKDRFKKYYRFPKSISFDLNPSCNKRCGKCQFHSPESPFAGSIMRDETMPLELAFRMLDEAAKWDPKPAIAPTFSGEPLLYPHLKEFIKYAKGLGFAVSVTTNGSLLIEEAARFLIDSGVDSILISLDAADPGTYSRLQEPGDFELTRGNILSLPRMRGTRSKPGIGVHFVTDERNQAQFETYLGYWADKVDFVSRAIRQDQFSVAQLTLPPFFKLGKRQACFAPWQCMYIRWNGDISFCGFDIDGKTSGLNVKERSLEDIWNSEEYWKFRDVQIEGKVKEMYCKACPDWAGQRSINRIENGRRASRTPFTEVYTRIK
- a CDS encoding PD40 domain-containing protein, which gives rise to MTNNPPGGNGIKIVFSAKDETGFSRLYLTCGDFSKFTLLEGVSGEDAITPIFTPDGMGVFFAERHEGRFNLHYYDLSAGRSIALTDDGMNDYAPAISPCGKRLAWCRSPEMTLKGANLAEIFVSDWPEFKPRRLTDNDRMDAYPVFTGNGESVIIESGNTAGLFGLFKINFDDGRETPLSYDPENYGAGIPSAFGGRIVYERCESASPGLFNIFEISLEDNGSPQNIAAWNTPCNPSPRYSPDGKLVAAHRLGDDRASSQIVIFPASGHAPLVEIGGPDERYMLPRWSRDSGVLAFVNSSELALYFLDLSNGGGRPKRIPSPGPYRMQRFMEIYNFDIY
- a CDS encoding radical SAM protein, whose protein sequence is MENETSQTGTVLNAHDPGTEGNPWVIGQPAARNLGDPEPLPYPTVAEPSIDQMNGKVFPVFPSYIALEVTNVCNLKCTHCNYRFGVDHYTRDRGFMSHETFEKAANEAKENGSPVLMNYDGEPLMHKDYLKFLRHATDLGLVNYFNTNGTLFTPKFADELVKFYKGSVFFSVDGDKKWFETIRIPANYDKVLENISYFLKANEQSGWPITVGISLCNLGQTAQERKAFLDQWLPRVNYVSMGEVNDKFGTMISAPMTVMQPRKRPVCVVPWQTMGVCHNGDVIPCSIYVTRANTANAIMGNIHEQSLKDIWSGKPMADFRKMVAGKRYAESYCDKCERWRCQFGFPAVTDGNVKIERNGFWTTFHNIEKGSLNFRK
- a CDS encoding radical SAM protein; the encoded protein is MDIHNLTAAEKESLRKQHMRMGFPFSYGISLGEYKCNRLCRMCPMFNSPPEKERYITDDVMERACKEVGRKSINVEISAYGETFMHPKADDYMFMARKLCPKAEIVVATNGVLLNAERCEKIVDSGIDHLSFSLDAGSAESYKWLTGAKDYERVCRNLEKLVETRNKRGAKHLKITTHIIQIKELESEFADFRKRWEGIADQAIVRNYGNWAGMVDNNGVSPAVAQNIPEERYPCAWLWYATKIEPNGDVSKCFIHVTGEKNPLGNIMKQSFESIWKGENINRYRQAHLENRPGELEHCQNCIVWSLFPEFWDKQSSSSNGGGWK
- a CDS encoding WbqC family protein: MIAAIHQPNFFPWMGYFRKIAMADVFVFLDTVQFPRTSRGSWINRVKILVDGEPRWLTCPIVRSEGIGSIADIMIDNGQPWREKMVKTLAHFYGKAPCFAPVIQWVEPMIHRPSVSLAEYNIANIMEISERLGLSPKFERQSQTSDPGVLEKSGSERLAAICQMAGADTYLAGDGAAGYEDESVYEKAGVRLVKSGFANPRYHQYGLKDFAPGMSILDALFNIGAEKTAELVKTGA